The Methanobacterium lacus genome includes a region encoding these proteins:
- a CDS encoding 50S ribosomal protein L30: MIAALRVRGRTGVKRDIQETMSMLNLTRINHMVLIHTNPSYDGMLKKAKDYITWGDVDAETLSAIIAKRGRLPGDAKVTDEYVKDNTDYSSIEDLAKAIVEGEAKVEDAGIKPVFRLHPPRKGYESTKKSFKEGGSLGKRENINELVTKMI, from the coding sequence ATGATAGCAGCATTAAGAGTAAGGGGCAGAACAGGAGTCAAGAGAGACATCCAAGAAACCATGTCCATGTTAAACCTTACAAGAATCAATCATATGGTCCTCATCCATACCAACCCAAGCTACGACGGAATGCTTAAAAAGGCTAAGGACTACATCACCTGGGGAGATGTGGATGCAGAAACATTATCTGCAATCATAGCAAAACGTGGAAGACTTCCAGGCGATGCAAAGGTTACAGATGAATATGTAAAGGACAACACTGACTACTCTTCAATCGAAGACCTTGCAAAGGCCATAGTTGAAGGGGAAGCAAAAGTTGAAGATGCTGGAATTAAACCAGTCTTCAGATTACACCCTCCGAGAAAGGGATATGAATCAACCAAAAAAAGCTTTAAAGAAGGAGGAAGCTTGGGTAAAAGGGAAAATATTAATGAACTTGTGACCAAGATGATCTAG
- a CDS encoding uL15m family ribosomal protein, with amino-acid sequence MIRKTRKICKLRGSRTVAGGCSKKRRGAGNRGGKGLAGGHKHHWSWMVKFDPKHFGKYGFKRPQGTSQVFNPVNVDFLDENSDKLLSQGVATEEDNKIIIDVTELGYNKVLGKGKISKALTIKAPQFSKSAVSKIENAGGEALTL; translated from the coding sequence ATGATAAGAAAAACAAGGAAAATATGCAAATTGCGAGGCTCAAGAACAGTTGCAGGAGGCTGTTCAAAGAAAAGGAGAGGCGCAGGAAATAGAGGAGGAAAGGGTCTAGCTGGTGGACATAAACATCACTGGTCCTGGATGGTTAAATTCGATCCTAAACACTTCGGTAAATACGGATTTAAAAGACCACAGGGAACTTCCCAAGTATTCAATCCTGTTAACGTCGATTTCCTAGATGAAAACAGTGACAAACTTTTGAGCCAGGGAGTTGCAACAGAAGAAGACAACAAGATAATCATAGATGTAACTGAATTAGGTTACAACAAAGTTCTTGGTAAAGGAAAAATTAGCAAAGCATTAACTATCAAAGCCCCACAATTTTCAAAATCTGCAGTAAGCAAGATCGAAAATGCGGGTGGAGAAGCTTTAACCCTTTAA
- the secY gene encoding preprotein translocase subunit SecY, which yields MKEALQPIFGLLPQVRSPSYRVPFKEKLKWTGIILILYFILTQVPLFGLSSTAVDQFSSLRAVLAGSFGSIITLGIGPIVTASIVLQLLVGGKILNLDLSQHEDKAFFQGTQKILAIIFTLFEASVLVFTGALPASAAGGQWLLILQITIGGILIIFLDEVVSKWGFGSGVGLFIAAGVSGAIISGALNPLASVTSPGVPQGAIPAFIYSLTAGQPGWYLLLPVIATIVVFLIVVYAESMRVEIPLSYGGVKGARGKYPLKFIYASNMPVILTSALLLNIQLFAAMFQKLGFPILGQVVNGRAINGFAYIMTPPNSLSLLITDPLRVLVYAVIFIGSCILFAILWVELSGIGPKQVSKQLHGMGMQIPGHRSSRAHFEKILKRYIPAITVLGGAFVGLLAFGADLTSALGGGTGVLLTVGILYKLYEEIAQEQLMDMHPMLRKFLGDE from the coding sequence TTGAAAGAAGCTTTACAACCAATTTTCGGTTTATTACCTCAAGTTAGGTCTCCTAGCTATAGGGTGCCGTTTAAAGAGAAACTTAAATGGACTGGTATTATCCTGATACTTTATTTTATATTAACTCAGGTACCACTCTTCGGTTTAAGTTCAACAGCAGTAGATCAATTTTCATCGTTAAGAGCAGTTTTAGCAGGTAGTTTCGGTTCCATAATAACCCTTGGTATCGGACCAATAGTGACTGCATCCATTGTACTGCAGCTGTTGGTTGGTGGTAAGATCCTTAATTTAGATCTCTCACAACATGAGGATAAAGCATTTTTCCAGGGAACACAAAAAATCCTTGCGATAATATTCACACTCTTCGAGGCATCTGTTCTGGTATTTACAGGAGCACTACCCGCATCCGCAGCAGGAGGTCAGTGGTTACTGATTCTGCAGATAACCATAGGTGGAATACTCATAATATTTTTGGATGAAGTTGTATCCAAATGGGGATTCGGAAGTGGTGTAGGACTCTTCATTGCCGCAGGTGTATCTGGAGCCATAATAAGTGGAGCATTAAACCCACTTGCAAGTGTAACTTCACCAGGTGTTCCACAAGGTGCAATACCAGCATTCATATACTCACTCACAGCTGGACAGCCAGGTTGGTACTTGTTACTGCCGGTTATAGCCACAATAGTGGTTTTCCTAATAGTTGTATATGCAGAGAGTATGCGTGTGGAAATACCACTATCATACGGTGGAGTTAAAGGTGCAAGGGGAAAGTACCCCCTTAAATTTATCTATGCAAGTAACATGCCTGTTATATTAACCAGTGCACTATTACTGAACATTCAGCTTTTTGCAGCAATGTTTCAGAAACTTGGATTCCCAATCCTTGGACAGGTAGTAAATGGAAGGGCGATTAATGGATTTGCATACATAATGACTCCACCTAACAGTTTAAGCCTCTTGATCACAGATCCCTTGAGGGTCTTGGTTTACGCAGTAATATTCATTGGATCATGTATACTGTTCGCTATACTATGGGTAGAGCTGAGTGGTATTGGACCAAAACAGGTTTCCAAACAGTTGCATGGTATGGGTATGCAGATACCTGGACACAGAAGCAGCAGAGCACACTTTGAAAAGATACTCAAACGTTACATCCCAGCAATAACTGTGCTGGGTGGTGCATTTGTAGGTCTCCTTGCATTCGGTGCAGATTTAACCAGTGCACTTGGAGGAGGTACAGGTGTTCTCCTGACTGTTGGTATACTGTACAAACTCTACGAAGAAATTGCCCAGGAACAACTCATGGACATGCATCCAATGCTTAGAAAGTTTTTAGGTGATGAATAA
- a CDS encoding adenylate kinase, which translates to MKLVVLAGIPGSGSTTVLTKSLEQLDFVHVNYGDVMLEIAKAKNLVEDRDSLRKLSPELQKEVQREAAQTIRAKSEQSNIIVDTHCTINTPSGFLPGLPKWVLEQLMPNMFVLLEADGDEILKRRISDTTRARDSENLKDINLHQEMNRAASMAYAVLTGATVKIIENHDNKLDESVEEMVKTLKL; encoded by the coding sequence ATGAAATTAGTAGTACTTGCAGGAATCCCAGGATCAGGAAGCACAACAGTGCTTACCAAATCATTAGAACAACTTGATTTTGTGCATGTGAACTATGGTGATGTGATGCTGGAAATTGCCAAGGCAAAGAACCTTGTTGAAGACAGGGATTCACTCAGAAAACTTTCACCAGAACTCCAGAAGGAAGTTCAAAGGGAAGCTGCACAAACTATAAGAGCAAAGTCTGAACAAAGTAACATAATCGTAGACACACACTGTACCATAAACACCCCTTCAGGTTTTCTACCAGGACTTCCTAAATGGGTGCTTGAACAGTTGATGCCCAACATGTTTGTGTTGCTTGAAGCAGACGGTGATGAAATATTAAAGAGAAGAATTAGCGACACAACCAGAGCAAGGGATTCAGAAAATCTAAAGGACATAAACCTTCATCAAGAGATGAACAGAGCAGCATCGATGGCATACGCCGTACTTACAGGTGCGACAGTAAAGATCATAGAGAACCACGATAACAAACTCGATGAATCTGTTGAAGAAATGGTTAAAACCTTAAAATTATAA
- a CDS encoding EMC3/TMCO1 family protein — MDFSILNPILNPIFNPLLHLVSVPNNPYFGAIIGVFLIATFVAFVITVANKLLVDQDRLQFLQGEMKGFQSEMMKAQKSGDPKAMAEMQKKQAKFMDLQKEMMFNSFKPMIVTFVPIILIFYWMAGNPLINHLYLNLPSFAYYVLLVPIFHTFYHQSAGVPVMAVEWLGWYILCSFSMSFVWRKLLGLKGGGM; from the coding sequence ATGGACTTTTCAATATTAAATCCAATCCTAAACCCTATATTCAATCCCCTTCTACATCTGGTTAGTGTTCCTAACAATCCATACTTCGGGGCTATTATAGGTGTTTTTCTCATTGCAACCTTTGTAGCATTTGTCATAACAGTGGCAAACAAACTACTGGTTGACCAGGATCGTTTACAGTTCCTTCAAGGAGAGATGAAGGGCTTCCAATCAGAGATGATGAAGGCCCAGAAATCAGGTGATCCCAAGGCAATGGCAGAAATGCAGAAGAAACAGGCAAAGTTCATGGATCTCCAGAAGGAGATGATGTTCAATTCATTTAAACCAATGATTGTAACATTCGTTCCCATCATCCTCATATTCTACTGGATGGCTGGAAACCCACTCATAAACCACCTTTACCTGAACTTACCAAGCTTCGCTTACTACGTTCTCTTGGTGCCAATATTCCACACCTTCTACCACCAGTCAGCAGGAGTTCCTGTTATGGCTGTTGAATGGCTTGGATGGTACATTCTATGTTCCTTTTCAATGTCATTCGTATGGAGAAAACTCCTAGGTCTTAAAGGCGGAGGAATGTAA
- a CDS encoding 50S ribosomal protein L34e, with the protein MPQGRYRSRSYKRTFKKTPGGKTVLRYKKKLPNKHVCAECGKQLHAVPRGRPYQIRKLSKSKRRPNRPYGGYLCSECARRIFKQEARL; encoded by the coding sequence ATGCCACAAGGAAGATACAGATCTAGATCATACAAAAGAACATTCAAAAAAACCCCTGGAGGCAAAACTGTACTCCGCTACAAGAAGAAACTACCAAACAAACACGTTTGTGCTGAATGTGGTAAACAGCTTCATGCAGTTCCAAGGGGCAGACCATACCAAATAAGAAAACTATCAAAGTCAAAGAGAAGACCTAACAGGCCTTATGGTGGTTACCTCTGTTCAGAGTGTGCTCGCCGAATTTTCAAACAAGAGGCTAGGTTGTAA
- the cmk gene encoding (d)CMP kinase, translating into MIITIGGLAGSGTTTAAKILSEKLQIPFLSAGEIFRQMAKEKGMDILEFGEYAEGNDEIDLEIDKRQAQLAKEKQNLIVEGRLSAYFVEADLKIWFVAPIDVRCKRISKREDKTVEVVKNEIIARGQSEATRYHEIHGIDINNMEVYDLVINSHSFNPEGIADIILKVTEVITCQQ; encoded by the coding sequence ATGATCATCACCATCGGTGGGCTGGCAGGTAGCGGTACAACAACTGCTGCGAAGATCCTGTCGGAGAAACTTCAAATACCCTTCCTTTCAGCCGGCGAAATATTTCGTCAAATGGCCAAGGAGAAGGGTATGGACATACTGGAGTTTGGTGAATATGCCGAGGGTAACGATGAAATAGACCTTGAGATTGATAAGAGACAGGCACAGTTAGCCAAAGAAAAACAAAACTTAATTGTTGAGGGAAGACTATCAGCGTACTTCGTTGAAGCAGACCTCAAGATATGGTTTGTTGCACCCATAGATGTTCGATGCAAACGAATATCTAAGAGGGAAGACAAAACAGTTGAAGTAGTAAAAAACGAAATTATTGCCCGAGGACAAAGTGAAGCAACCAGGTATCACGAAATACATGGAATAGACATAAACAACATGGAAGTTTACGACCTTGTTATAAACAGTCACAGCTTCAATCCAGAAGGCATTGCAGATATAATATTAAAAGTAACTGAGGTGATTACATGCCAGCAATAG
- a CDS encoding 50S ribosomal protein L14e produces the protein MPAIEVGRICVKIAGREAGEKCVIVEIIDDNYVEVVGSTIKNRKCNLKHLEPVDQTIEVKSDDVEAIKKELAAAIA, from the coding sequence ATGCCAGCAATAGAAGTAGGCAGAATATGTGTTAAAATAGCAGGAAGGGAAGCAGGCGAAAAATGTGTAATAGTTGAGATCATAGATGACAACTACGTAGAAGTTGTCGGATCAACCATTAAAAACAGAAAATGCAACCTTAAACATCTAGAACCAGTAGACCAAACAATTGAAGTCAAATCTGACGATGTTGAAGCAATTAAAAAAGAACTTGCAGCTGCAATAGCTTAA
- a CDS encoding RNA-guided pseudouridylation complex pseudouridine synthase subunit Cbf5, whose amino-acid sequence MAELLIKSEGETDPNYGCDPNNRPIEEHINTGVVNLDKPMGPTSHEVDAWVKRILDVEKTGHGGTLDPKVTGVLPIGINRSTRVIQMLLGSPKEYVCLMRLHESISEDSIRNILQEFTGKIFQTPPIKSAVKRELRVRTIYDVNILEIDDKDVLFRINCEGGTYIRKYCHDIGEALGIGAHMAELRRTKSGPFTEDETLKTLQDLTDAYHYLKHDGDEKPIRECILPMESAVTHLNQIVVRDSAVDAICHGADLATNGILELSPDIKSGETVRVLTQKGELVGAGETVETTEGILRSDKGIMVNIKKVFMLPETYPKMWK is encoded by the coding sequence ATGGCAGAACTTCTCATAAAATCTGAAGGCGAAACAGATCCCAATTACGGATGCGATCCAAACAATCGACCCATTGAAGAACATATCAACACTGGTGTTGTGAACCTGGACAAACCAATGGGTCCAACTTCCCATGAAGTGGATGCATGGGTCAAAAGAATTCTCGATGTAGAGAAAACAGGCCACGGAGGAACATTAGATCCTAAGGTTACAGGTGTGCTTCCAATAGGAATCAACAGGTCAACCCGTGTTATACAGATGCTTCTTGGATCTCCCAAGGAATATGTATGCCTAATGAGGTTACATGAGAGTATCAGTGAAGACAGTATACGCAATATTTTACAGGAATTCACAGGTAAAATATTCCAGACACCACCCATAAAATCAGCTGTCAAAAGGGAGCTGAGGGTAAGAACCATATACGATGTTAACATATTAGAAATAGACGATAAGGATGTACTCTTCCGCATTAATTGCGAGGGAGGAACCTACATCAGAAAGTACTGTCACGACATTGGTGAAGCACTTGGAATTGGTGCCCACATGGCAGAACTTAGAAGAACAAAGTCAGGACCATTCACTGAAGACGAAACACTTAAAACACTTCAAGATCTAACAGATGCTTACCACTACTTGAAACACGATGGTGATGAAAAACCCATACGGGAATGCATACTTCCAATGGAAAGTGCAGTCACACATCTAAACCAAATTGTGGTGAGGGATTCGGCTGTGGATGCAATATGCCACGGAGCAGATCTGGCAACCAACGGAATTCTTGAACTTTCACCAGATATTAAATCCGGAGAAACTGTTCGAGTGCTTACACAGAAGGGTGAGCTTGTTGGTGCGGGTGAAACTGTTGAAACTACAGAAGGAATCCTGAGATCAGATAAGGGTATAATGGTAAATATAAAAAAGGTTTTTATGCTACCAGAAACATACCCAAAGATGTGGAAGTAA
- a CDS encoding 30S ribosomal protein S13: MEEEFKHMVRISRKDVDGKKTIENALADIKGIGRALSRALCQVAGFDATMQIGYLPDKDVLKLEEAVKAPQQFELPEWMLNRRNDYETGETVHLIESDLTMRLRDDLNRMKKTRSYKGRRHEVGLPVRGQRTKSTFRKGKSVGVRRRRG; this comes from the coding sequence ATGGAAGAGGAATTCAAACACATGGTCCGTATCTCCCGTAAGGATGTAGACGGTAAAAAAACAATCGAAAATGCTCTTGCAGACATAAAAGGAATAGGAAGAGCACTTTCACGAGCTCTCTGCCAAGTTGCAGGATTCGACGCTACAATGCAGATAGGATACCTACCTGACAAAGATGTTCTCAAACTAGAAGAAGCTGTTAAAGCACCACAACAATTCGAATTACCAGAATGGATGCTTAACAGGCGTAACGATTACGAAACAGGTGAAACTGTACACCTTATAGAATCTGACCTTACAATGAGGTTAAGGGACGACTTGAACAGGATGAAAAAGACCAGAAGTTACAAGGGTAGAAGACACGAAGTGGGTCTACCAGTAAGGGGTCAGAGAACCAAATCAACCTTTAGGAAAGGTAAATCCGTTGGAGTTAGGAGAAGAAGAGGATAA
- a CDS encoding 30S ribosomal protein S4 produces MGHPRKARKQYDTPSHPWNAARIKEENKLVTKFGLRTKKEVWKAETIVKRYRRDARLLLGLETEHAEVEKAQLLNHIKRLGMLKADSKLEDILDLTVEDVLRRRLETIVYKRGLSNTAKQARLFIVHGHIAMNGRKINAPGYLVKSGEEETIGFYPGSPMEKIQKEQAKTQAAEEKSE; encoded by the coding sequence ATGGGACATCCAAGAAAGGCAAGAAAGCAATACGATACACCATCACATCCATGGAACGCAGCACGTATAAAGGAAGAAAACAAGCTGGTTACTAAATTCGGTCTAAGAACCAAAAAAGAAGTTTGGAAGGCAGAGACCATAGTTAAAAGATACAGAAGAGATGCAAGGTTACTCCTAGGTTTAGAAACAGAACACGCTGAAGTGGAAAAGGCACAGCTCTTAAACCACATCAAGAGATTGGGAATGCTAAAGGCAGATTCTAAACTCGAAGACATCCTCGACTTAACTGTTGAAGACGTTCTAAGAAGAAGGCTTGAAACCATCGTTTACAAACGCGGACTTTCAAACACAGCAAAACAGGCCAGATTATTCATTGTACATGGACACATAGCAATGAATGGTAGGAAGATCAACGCACCAGGTTACCTGGTTAAAAGCGGTGAGGAAGAAACCATAGGTTTCTACCCAGGATCTCCAATGGAAAAGATCCAGAAGGAACAGGCCAAAACCCAAGCTGCAGAAGAAAAAAGTGAGTAA
- a CDS encoding 30S ribosomal protein S11, with the protein MAEKEKWGVANVYSSFNNTIITVTDITGAETITQWSGGKVVRADRQESSPFAAMEAATRAAEDVKEKGIIGLHIKVRAPGGNGPRTPGPGAQATIRALARAGIRIGKIEDVTPIPHDGTGRPGGKRGRRV; encoded by the coding sequence ATGGCAGAAAAAGAAAAATGGGGCGTAGCTAACGTTTACTCATCCTTCAACAACACCATAATAACTGTAACCGATATCACAGGGGCAGAAACCATAACCCAGTGGTCTGGTGGAAAAGTTGTTCGTGCAGACAGACAAGAATCATCACCATTCGCTGCAATGGAAGCTGCAACACGTGCTGCAGAAGATGTCAAGGAAAAGGGAATAATCGGACTCCACATAAAAGTAAGAGCACCTGGTGGAAATGGACCAAGAACTCCAGGACCAGGAGCACAAGCTACAATAAGGGCTCTTGCAAGGGCCGGTATAAGAATTGGTAAAATAGAAGATGTAACTCCAATACCTCACGACGGTACAGGAAGACCTGGAGGAAAACGGGGAAGAAGAGTTTAA